A section of the Festucalex cinctus isolate MCC-2025b chromosome 7, RoL_Fcin_1.0, whole genome shotgun sequence genome encodes:
- the irx4a gene encoding LOW QUALITY PROTEIN: iroquois-class homeodomain protein IRX-4a (The sequence of the model RefSeq protein was modified relative to this genomic sequence to represent the inferred CDS: inserted 1 base in 1 codon) has translation MSYPQFGYPYSSAPQFLMTSNSLSTCCESTGRSIADSGVAASGQTAPVYCPVYESRLLATARHELSSAAALGMYGSPYTGTQGYGNYXAFYSLGTFDTKDATASAHAGITQATAYYPYDPTLGQYQYDSCESKTSHHIGSDRRRARVFFRYGSMDGGPRRKNATRETTSTLKAWLQEHRKNPYPTKGEKIMLAIITKMTLTQVSTWFANARRRLKKENKMTWPPRNKGSEEKRYDEDDDCSQEEAIKSESHENDSRGQSNKDLQLSDLEDFDTLESESSECELKHRYHMNPHMTTTGDCPAEHLVKEPSMKISGPVPVALGGERDLSKSCLKTNQEEFQAESRAQPKSCYGQQPPHHALDGKPRIWSLAQTATSLVQTDYPSCMLRCQAPPASSSSSLSPPPSGATSPASGLDHRQDSPVTTLRNWVDGVFHDPLFRHGTLSQALTHTTVSWSSGGGGGGGTAKGSILEAEKSPAVLQHDQDSKDSAMTYKSINKLFCS, from the exons ATGTCATATCCACAATTTGGATATCCATATTCGTCTGCTCCACAA TTCCTGATGACAAGCAACTCTCTGAGCACTTGCTGCGAGTCAACCGGCAGATCCATCGCCGACTCCGGAGTGGCCGCGTCGGGCCAGACTGCCCCGGTCTACTGCCCCGTGTACGAGAGCCGGCTGCTGGCGACCGCCAGGCACGAGCTCAGCTCGGCCGCCGCGCTGGGCATGTACGGGAGTCCCTACACGGGCACTCAAGGATATGGCAACT CCGCTTTCTACTCGCTG GGTACATTCGATACGAAAGATGCGACGGCCTCTGCACATGCGGGAATAACCCAAGCGACGGCCTACTACCCTTATGATCCGACTTTGGGACAATATCAGTATGACAG ctgtgagAGTAAAACTTCACATCACATCGGATCTGATCGGCGTCGTGCGCGGGTGTTCTTCAGATACGGTTCCATGGACGGCGGTCCCAGGCGCAAGAACGCCACCCGCGAGACGACGAGCACGCTGAAGGCCTGGCTGCAGGAGCACAGGAAGAACCCGTACCCGACCAAAGGTGAAAAGATCATGCTGGCCATCATCACCAAGATGACCCTGACACAGGTGTCCACCTGGTTTGCCAACGCCAGGAGGAGGCTGAAGAAGGAGAACAAGATGACATGGCCGCCCAGAAACAAGGGCTCGGAGGAGAAGCGATACGACGAGGATGACGACTGTTCTCAGGAGGAGGCGATAAAAAGTGAAAGTCACGAAAATG ATAGCCGAGGTCAATCCAATAAAGATCTCCAGCTGAGCGACTTGGAAGACTTCGACACCCTGGAGTCGGAGAGTTCCGAGTGCGAGCTGAAGCACAGATACCACATGAACCCTCACATGACCACCACGGGGGACTGCCCCGCTGAGCACCTCGTCAAAGAACCGTCCATGAAAATATCCGGGCCGGTCCCGGTCGCGCTCGGCGGCGAACGGGACTTGAGTAAAAGTTGCCTGAAAACCAACCAGGAGGAGTTCCAAGCGGAGAGCCGAGCGCAGCCCAAGTCTTGCTACGGCCAACAGCCGCCGCACCACGCACTGGACGGCAAACCTCGGATCTGGTCTTTGGCCCAGACGGCCACCTCCTTGGTCCAGACTGATTACCCTTCGTGTATGCTGAGGTGTCAAGCGccccccgcctcctcctcctcctccctcagcCCGCCGCCGTCCGGCGCTACCTCGCCCGCTTCGGGCCTGGACCACAGGCAGGACTCGCCCGTCACCACGCTGAGAAACTGGGTGGACGGGGTCTTCCACGACCCCTTGTTCAGGCACGGCACTTTGAGCCAGGCTCTGACCCACACCACCGTCTCCtggagcagcggcggcggcggcggcggcggcaccgCCAAAGGATCCATCTTGGAAGCCGAGAAGAGTCCGGCGGTTCTGCAACATGACCAGGACTCCAAAGACAGTGCCATGACTTACAAAAGTATTAACAAACTCTTTTGTTCGTAA